One genomic region from Prevotella sp. Rep29 encodes:
- a CDS encoding LTA synthase family protein, which translates to MKKVSLLHHTGSSVVALLLNLLIAFAVYFICRVAYLLENYSYFSEHLSFSYLLRMFGGSLMFDRSAIAYTHIPYIVMMLVPLYWKETYIYNKVAKGYFLVINTLTMVMNLCDAVYFPYTLRRTTTSVFREFGNENNLGGVFLHELISHWYLVVLAIVLVWAMHRLYVKPRMMRSEIVERNLKLRYTIVMLLSLIAAIPISVGAMRGGLGSGIRPITINNANQYVERPIDCALVLNTPFAMLRTIGKSVFAVPAYFESETEAAKVFTPIHQAGDSLQMTKKNVVIIIVESFGREYIGALNKELEGGKYKGYTPCVDELIGKSVTYKHSFCNGRKSIDGMPSVLCGIPMFVEPFVLTPASMNTYTGIAGLLSQEGYETAFFHGANRGSMGFLAFANKTGFQHYYGRQDYAADKRFGGDKDFDGNWGIWDEPFMQYYCTKMSEMREPFMTAVFTVSSHHPFEVPDQYKNTFKDEELEIHKCIRYTDMAIGKFFETAARQSWFNNTIFVLTSDHTNMSNHAEYSTDLGRFCSPIVIYDPSGSLQPGMRDAIAQQTDIVPTVLGMLNYPKPHLSFGCDLMQTPPEETFAVNYLNGVYQYVKYGYVLQFDGERTKAVYALDDRLMKNNLAGKVSVQQKMETEVKAIIWQYMFRMVNDRLMP; encoded by the coding sequence ATGAAGAAAGTCTCTTTGCTCCACCACACCGGCTCGTCTGTAGTGGCACTGCTGCTCAACCTGCTCATAGCCTTTGCGGTATATTTCATCTGTCGCGTGGCCTATCTGCTGGAAAACTACAGTTACTTCTCCGAACATCTTTCTTTCAGCTACCTGCTCCGCATGTTTGGCGGCAGCCTGATGTTCGACCGCTCAGCCATTGCCTATACACACATTCCGTATATCGTGATGATGCTGGTGCCGCTCTATTGGAAAGAGACCTATATATATAATAAGGTGGCGAAGGGCTATTTTCTCGTCATCAACACCCTGACCATGGTCATGAACCTGTGCGACGCTGTCTATTTCCCTTATACGCTACGCCGCACGACGACCTCCGTTTTCCGCGAGTTCGGCAACGAGAACAACCTGGGCGGCGTGTTCCTGCACGAATTGATCAGCCACTGGTACCTCGTCGTACTCGCCATCGTCCTCGTCTGGGCCATGCACCGCCTCTATGTGAAGCCGAGAATGATGCGCAGCGAGATTGTGGAAAGAAATCTGAAACTGCGCTACACCATCGTCATGCTACTGTCACTCATAGCCGCCATCCCCATTTCGGTGGGTGCCATGCGCGGCGGTCTGGGTTCAGGCATCCGTCCGATTACCATCAACAACGCCAACCAATACGTTGAACGCCCCATCGATTGTGCGCTGGTACTGAACACGCCGTTCGCCATGCTGCGGACAATCGGCAAGAGCGTCTTCGCCGTGCCCGCCTATTTCGAATCGGAGACAGAAGCTGCCAAGGTGTTCACACCGATACACCAAGCCGGCGACAGCCTGCAGATGACGAAGAAAAACGTGGTCATCATCATCGTCGAGAGCTTCGGACGCGAATACATCGGCGCACTCAACAAAGAACTGGAAGGCGGGAAATACAAGGGATATACGCCCTGCGTGGACGAACTAATCGGGAAAAGCGTCACCTACAAACACTCTTTCTGCAACGGCAGGAAGAGCATCGACGGCATGCCGTCGGTGCTTTGTGGCATCCCGATGTTCGTCGAGCCGTTCGTCCTGACTCCCGCATCGATGAACACCTACACGGGGATTGCCGGCTTGCTCAGCCAGGAAGGCTACGAGACGGCATTCTTCCATGGCGCCAACCGCGGAAGCATGGGGTTCTTGGCGTTCGCCAACAAAACGGGATTTCAGCACTATTACGGCAGACAAGACTATGCTGCCGACAAACGCTTCGGCGGCGACAAGGACTTCGACGGCAACTGGGGCATCTGGGACGAACCGTTCATGCAATATTATTGCACGAAGATGAGCGAGATGCGCGAACCGTTCATGACGGCAGTCTTCACCGTATCGAGCCACCACCCGTTTGAAGTGCCCGACCAGTATAAGAACACCTTCAAAGACGAAGAACTGGAAATTCATAAGTGCATCCGCTACACCGACATGGCAATCGGCAAATTCTTCGAGACGGCTGCCCGACAATCGTGGTTCAACAACACCATTTTCGTGCTGACGAGCGACCACACCAACATGAGCAACCATGCGGAATACAGCACCGACCTCGGAAGATTCTGCTCGCCCATCGTCATCTACGACCCGAGCGGCTCGCTACAGCCGGGCATGCGTGATGCCATCGCCCAACAGACAGACATCGTTCCGACCGTGCTCGGAATGCTCAACTATCCCAAGCCGCATCTCAGTTTCGGCTGCGACCTGATGCAGACACCGCCAGAGGAAACATTCGCCGTGAACTATCTCAACGGCGTCTATCAATATGTGAAGTACGGGTATGTGCTGCAATTCGACGGCGAACGGACAAAAGCCGTCTATGCCCTGGACGACAGACTCATGAAAAACAACCTCGCAGGAAAAGTCAGCGTGCAGCAGAAAATGGAGACTGAGGTGAAAGCAATCATTTGGCAATACATGTTCCGAATGGTCAACGACCGCCTGATGCCATAA
- a CDS encoding ABC transporter ATP-binding protein, with protein MKEFLQVLRRFVPPYKKYLALSVVFNILSAILNIFSFATLIPMLNILFKTGETEQATQLMAWDWGNVDGVLMNNMNYHVNQLINNVGATTTLLIIGIVLALLTFLKTGAYFLSSATIIPIRTGVVRDIRNLLYRKITSLSLGFFSEERKGDIIARMSGDVGEVENSIMSSLDMLFKNPILIVAYFATLLLISWQLTLFTLAVVPAMGWFMGFVGRKLKQQSLKAQALWSDTMSTVEETLGGLRIVKAFCAEEKMNRRFDQVNSAYRNDVMRVNIRQQLAHPMSEFLGTVLIVIVLWFGGVLVLNYQALSGPTFIYYLVILYSIINPLKEFSKASYNIPKGLASMERIDKILLAEVEIQDPEQPKTLENGFQHAIEFRDVSFRYGEKWVLRHINLKIEKGKTVALVGQSGGGKSTLVDLIPRYYDVQEGEILIDGINIRDLRVHDLRSLIGNVNQESILFNDTFKANITFGVADATQEQIEEAARIANAHEFITESEQGYDTNIGDRGGRLSGGQRQRVSIARAVLKNPPILILDEATSALDTESERLVQDALERLTKTRTTIAIAHRLSTIKNADEICVLHEGEIVERGTHDELMTKNGYYKNLHDMQMI; from the coding sequence ATGAAAGAATTTCTGCAGGTTTTACGACGATTCGTGCCTCCGTACAAAAAGTACCTGGCGCTGTCGGTGGTGTTCAACATCCTCTCAGCCATATTGAACATCTTTTCGTTTGCCACGCTGATTCCAATGCTCAACATCCTGTTTAAGACGGGAGAGACCGAGCAAGCCACACAGTTGATGGCATGGGATTGGGGCAATGTGGACGGCGTGCTGATGAACAACATGAACTATCACGTCAACCAGCTCATCAACAACGTTGGCGCTACCACCACCCTGCTCATCATCGGCATCGTGCTCGCACTGCTGACATTCCTGAAGACCGGCGCATACTTCCTCTCCTCGGCTACAATCATCCCTATCCGCACCGGTGTGGTGCGCGACATCCGCAACCTGCTGTACCGGAAAATCACGTCGCTCTCCCTGGGATTCTTCTCCGAGGAGCGCAAGGGCGACATCATTGCGCGGATGAGCGGCGATGTGGGCGAGGTGGAGAACTCCATCATGTCGTCGCTGGACATGCTTTTCAAGAATCCCATACTGATTGTCGCCTATTTCGCCACCCTGCTGCTCATCTCCTGGCAGCTCACACTGTTCACGCTCGCCGTCGTGCCTGCGATGGGATGGTTCATGGGCTTCGTCGGGAGAAAACTCAAACAGCAGTCGCTGAAGGCACAAGCGCTGTGGAGCGACACGATGAGCACGGTGGAAGAGACGCTCGGCGGACTGCGCATCGTGAAGGCGTTCTGCGCCGAAGAGAAGATGAACCGCCGCTTCGACCAAGTCAATTCCGCTTACCGGAACGACGTGATGCGGGTGAACATCCGTCAGCAACTGGCACACCCCATGTCGGAATTCCTGGGTACGGTGCTGATTGTCATCGTCCTGTGGTTCGGCGGCGTGTTGGTGCTGAACTATCAGGCGCTGAGCGGTCCGACGTTCATCTACTATCTGGTCATCCTCTACTCCATCATCAACCCGCTGAAGGAGTTTTCCAAAGCCTCATACAACATCCCGAAAGGTCTGGCATCAATGGAACGCATCGACAAGATTCTGCTCGCCGAAGTGGAAATACAGGACCCCGAACAGCCGAAAACACTGGAGAACGGCTTCCAGCACGCCATCGAGTTCCGCGACGTGTCGTTCCGCTATGGCGAAAAGTGGGTGCTCCGGCATATCAACCTGAAGATAGAAAAAGGCAAGACGGTGGCGCTCGTAGGACAGAGCGGCGGCGGAAAATCCACACTCGTTGACCTGATACCGCGTTACTACGACGTGCAGGAGGGCGAGATTCTCATCGACGGCATCAACATCCGCGACCTGCGGGTGCACGACCTGCGCTCGCTCATCGGCAACGTGAACCAGGAAAGCATCCTCTTCAACGACACGTTCAAGGCCAACATCACGTTCGGAGTGGCTGATGCCACGCAGGAACAGATAGAAGAGGCGGCGCGCATTGCCAACGCACACGAGTTCATCACGGAGTCGGAGCAGGGCTATGACACCAACATCGGCGACCGCGGCGGACGCCTCTCGGGCGGACAGCGGCAACGGGTGAGCATCGCACGGGCAGTGCTGAAGAATCCTCCCATCCTCATTCTCGACGAGGCAACATCAGCCCTGGACACGGAGAGCGAAAGACTGGTGCAGGACGCGCTCGAACGACTGACCAAAACCCGCACGACCATCGCCATCGCCCACCGACTGTCAACCATCAAGAACGCCGATGAAATCTGCGTTTTACACGAAGGGGAGATTGTGGAACGCGGCACCCACGACGAACTCATGACGAAAAACGGCTACTATAAGAACCTGCACGACATGCAGATGATATAA
- a CDS encoding pitrilysin family protein has protein sequence MKLKRIFNAAALLLMAVMTQAQTMPPLPMDKAVRMGKLDNGLTYYVRQNGWPEKRVNFYIAQRVGSIQENDDQRGLAHFLEHMAFNGSENFKGNEVIEYTRSLGVNFGSDLNAYTSIDRTVYRICDVPSTRIEALDSCLLILKDWSNGLLLEADEIDKERGVIHEEWRLRSSASQRMFERNLPTLYPGSKYGHRMPIGLMEIIDNFKPEVLRAYYHKWYRPDNQAIIVIGDIDVDRTEAKIKELFGGIKLEENRAMVEREPVPDNAEPIIVVDKDKEQQFNMVMLMFKHDATPNEEKGNMMYLLEGYVKSMSTSMLNQRLSEKAQEADCPYLQASASDEEYLFSSTKDAFTLTVIPKEGKTIEALASALREAQRAVQFGFNASEYVRVRSEYLSQLDKIYTNREKRNNAIFGDECTEHFLDNEPILSIEDQKMLMEQIAPNIPVEAINQVLPELISKNDSNLVIVSFNTEKEGTVYPTKEEFLSAINTVRGEQLEAYVDNVKNEPLIAKLPKKGKIKSEKENAKFGYKELTLSNGARVILKKTDYKADEIQMLAISKGGNSLLGENDIVNSKLFSAVTASSGLGEFDNQELEKALAGIQASANLSMSNLHEMVSGNCVPKDVETMMQLVYLNFTNIKKDEKAYNSMVNMIETMLKNRSLTPETAFADSVSATVYMHNPRFLNIDAEDLKKLDYDRCLQIAKERTANAADFTFFFVGNFDEATLRPLIEQYIASLPGNPKKKENWKPVSTYAKGNVINKFTRKMETPKAQARMMWYNLEQPYTLENAILADAAGQVLDMIYLKKIREEASAAYSAGAAGSATLGGDTPYTGLIGVCPMKPEMADEVLKIMREEIENMTKTVDADMLKKIKEALVKDHETNAKKNSYWMDVISDFDELGVDKHSDYLSIVQSLTPEKISRFVKDVILAGGNHVEVIMLPEE, from the coding sequence ATGAAACTTAAAAGAATTTTCAATGCAGCCGCATTGCTGTTGATGGCAGTAATGACACAGGCTCAGACCATGCCGCCACTCCCAATGGACAAGGCTGTACGCATGGGAAAACTTGACAACGGGCTCACCTATTACGTACGTCAGAACGGGTGGCCGGAGAAGCGTGTTAACTTCTACATCGCACAGCGGGTAGGCTCTATCCAGGAGAATGACGACCAGCGCGGACTGGCTCACTTCCTCGAGCACATGGCATTCAACGGCTCGGAGAACTTCAAGGGCAACGAGGTGATTGAGTACACCCGTTCGCTCGGCGTGAACTTCGGTAGCGACCTGAACGCCTACACCAGCATCGACCGCACCGTTTACCGCATTTGCGACGTACCATCGACACGCATAGAAGCGCTCGACAGCTGTCTGCTCATCCTAAAAGACTGGTCGAACGGGCTCTTGCTCGAAGCCGACGAGATTGACAAGGAGCGTGGTGTGATTCACGAAGAGTGGCGTCTGCGCTCATCGGCATCACAGCGCATGTTCGAACGCAACCTGCCGACACTCTATCCGGGCAGCAAATATGGTCACCGCATGCCTATCGGACTGATGGAGATTATCGACAACTTCAAGCCCGAAGTGCTGCGCGCCTATTATCATAAGTGGTACCGCCCCGACAACCAAGCTATTATTGTTATCGGCGACATCGACGTTGACCGCACCGAAGCGAAAATCAAGGAACTCTTCGGAGGCATCAAACTCGAGGAAAACCGTGCGATGGTCGAAAGAGAACCCGTGCCCGACAATGCTGAACCCATTATCGTTGTTGACAAAGACAAGGAGCAACAGTTCAACATGGTGATGCTCATGTTCAAGCATGACGCTACTCCCAACGAGGAAAAAGGCAACATGATGTACCTGCTCGAAGGATACGTAAAAAGCATGAGCACATCCATGCTCAACCAGCGCCTCTCAGAAAAGGCTCAAGAGGCTGACTGCCCATATCTGCAGGCATCGGCAAGCGACGAGGAATACCTCTTCTCCAGCACAAAAGATGCGTTCACACTCACCGTCATCCCGAAAGAGGGAAAGACCATCGAGGCGTTGGCATCAGCACTTCGTGAGGCACAGCGTGCCGTACAGTTCGGCTTCAACGCTTCCGAGTATGTCCGCGTACGCTCTGAATACCTGAGCCAGTTGGACAAGATCTATACCAACCGCGAGAAACGCAACAATGCCATCTTCGGAGACGAATGCACCGAACACTTCCTCGACAACGAACCGATTCTTTCCATCGAAGACCAGAAGATGCTCATGGAACAGATTGCACCGAACATCCCGGTAGAGGCTATCAACCAAGTGTTGCCAGAGCTCATCAGCAAGAACGACTCCAACCTGGTCATCGTCAGCTTCAACACAGAGAAAGAGGGAACCGTATATCCCACAAAAGAAGAATTCCTCAGCGCCATCAATACCGTGAGAGGCGAACAACTGGAGGCTTATGTGGACAACGTAAAGAACGAACCGCTCATCGCTAAACTGCCGAAGAAAGGCAAAATCAAGAGCGAAAAGGAAAACGCGAAGTTCGGATACAAAGAACTGACTCTCTCAAACGGCGCACGCGTCATCTTGAAGAAGACCGACTACAAAGCCGACGAAATTCAGATGTTAGCTATTTCGAAAGGTGGTAACTCACTCCTCGGCGAAAACGATATCGTGAACTCCAAACTCTTCAGCGCTGTCACCGCAAGCAGCGGACTCGGCGAGTTCGACAATCAGGAACTCGAAAAGGCACTCGCTGGCATCCAGGCAAGCGCCAACCTTAGCATGTCTAACCTCCATGAAATGGTGAGCGGCAACTGCGTACCGAAAGACGTGGAAACCATGATGCAGCTGGTTTATCTCAACTTCACCAACATCAAGAAGGACGAGAAGGCATACAACTCAATGGTCAACATGATTGAGACGATGCTCAAAAACCGTTCGCTCACACCGGAGACAGCATTCGCCGACTCAGTAAGCGCAACCGTGTACATGCACAATCCGCGCTTCCTCAACATCGATGCCGAAGACCTGAAGAAACTCGACTACGACCGCTGTCTGCAAATCGCCAAGGAGCGTACTGCCAATGCGGCTGACTTCACGTTCTTCTTCGTAGGAAACTTCGACGAGGCAACACTCCGTCCGCTCATCGAACAGTACATCGCCTCACTGCCAGGCAACCCGAAGAAGAAGGAAAACTGGAAACCTGTTTCTACCTATGCGAAAGGAAACGTCATCAACAAGTTCACCCGCAAGATGGAGACACCGAAGGCTCAGGCACGCATGATGTGGTACAACCTCGAGCAACCGTACACCCTCGAGAATGCCATCCTTGCCGACGCTGCCGGTCAGGTGCTGGACATGATCTACCTGAAGAAGATTCGCGAGGAAGCCAGTGCAGCCTACTCTGCAGGAGCAGCAGGCTCAGCCACCCTCGGTGGCGACACGCCGTACACTGGACTCATCGGTGTTTGCCCGATGAAACCCGAGATGGCTGACGAGGTGCTCAAAATCATGCGCGAGGAAATTGAGAACATGACCAAGACCGTTGATGCTGACATGCTCAAGAAAATCAAGGAGGCACTGGTCAAGGACCATGAGACCAATGCTAAGAAAAACAGCTATTGGATGGATGTCATCTCCGACTTCGACGAGCTGGGCGTTGACAAGCACTCTGACTACCTCAGCATCGTGCAGTCACTCACACCGGAGAAGATTTCACGGTTCGTGAAAGACGTGATTCTCGCTGGCGGCAACCACGTGGAAGTAATCATGCTGCCCGAAGAGTAA
- a CDS encoding DUF3160 domain-containing protein yields MKRFSMMLIGLVTTVVVFGQYGDGHRKGMVLPGKAKINVEKLKKGVDMKMDISNLSLLELRVLRNSFPARKGYLFSSSDLRGIFNTTSWYEDLAWKRVEQEEANKHVAPITYTAAEKAFMEKLKEREKQLQAENFKSNNGGMVNMDNLINPYQLEEFPEALWSALGKNGFAIVETDHDQLFEVYEKNDYSLFPSFVTTDLYLQLYHLYFDNLLREVEESKLSIAMATLTKQLYDEMCLQAQQAKNVQMKDAAEWNVAYFAIAHALLTGKPLMAVPEKYQKDAASEVEKANRAENEKSEYLEYMNVAFAYSLFRPRGHYTRSQVVERYFRGMMWLQTVPFGTDKEHQMQRAALIAEALNNNREVKASYDQVFEPITFLMGTPDNITITQLYDVMTEQNVTAAKLKKGSSALKTLCQKVEQLGEEQTRIRPPFERTSRHKINFMPQRYQPDAEVLLRMVDYDNDPTHRGEPMGLDVMAAMGITAAERILINELKQDKQWSEYCPTLERMKKRMKEIDWKASVATTWMDALAGMNSRDERYPYFMQSSQWDKKNLNAMLASWAELKHDAILYAKQPMGAECGGGGLPEPITKGYVEPNVGFWQKAIELLDKTDEVLVKYDMQTEKTRQLSNRLREEAQFLLAISEKELKGTPISDEEYDHIGYIGATFENISLEILSTDEGMAARWYDVQGTDKKVALVADVYTANSDNNPAGGVLYEAVGPAHEIYVVVEIDGYLYLTRGAVFSYREFKRPLDEQRMTDEEWQEKLEEYPSTGIPAWMREIIVPLKKAPEANETIFYSTGC; encoded by the coding sequence ATGAAAAGATTTTCAATGATGCTAATCGGTCTGGTGACAACGGTTGTTGTCTTTGGACAGTACGGAGACGGGCACCGTAAAGGAATGGTTTTGCCCGGAAAGGCTAAAATCAATGTGGAGAAGCTGAAGAAGGGAGTTGACATGAAGATGGATATATCCAATCTGAGTCTCCTGGAGTTAAGGGTGTTGCGCAATTCCTTCCCGGCTCGGAAAGGCTACTTATTTAGCTCGTCCGACCTGCGCGGCATATTCAACACGACATCGTGGTATGAAGACCTTGCGTGGAAAAGAGTGGAGCAGGAAGAGGCAAACAAGCATGTGGCTCCTATCACATATACCGCTGCGGAAAAGGCTTTCATGGAAAAACTGAAGGAGCGGGAGAAACAACTGCAAGCGGAGAATTTCAAATCGAATAATGGAGGGATGGTAAATATGGATAATCTCATCAATCCATATCAGTTGGAAGAGTTCCCGGAAGCACTGTGGAGTGCGCTCGGAAAGAACGGCTTCGCCATTGTGGAGACCGACCACGACCAACTGTTTGAAGTGTATGAGAAGAACGATTATTCGCTGTTTCCCAGTTTTGTGACCACCGATCTTTATTTGCAACTCTATCACCTCTATTTCGATAACTTGCTGCGTGAAGTGGAAGAGTCCAAGCTCTCGATAGCGATGGCGACACTAACTAAGCAACTGTATGACGAAATGTGTCTCCAGGCTCAGCAGGCGAAGAACGTGCAGATGAAGGATGCAGCAGAGTGGAATGTCGCTTATTTTGCCATTGCCCACGCCCTGCTGACCGGTAAGCCGCTGATGGCTGTTCCCGAGAAATATCAGAAAGATGCAGCCAGTGAGGTGGAGAAAGCGAATCGGGCGGAAAATGAAAAATCAGAATATCTTGAGTATATGAATGTTGCGTTTGCTTATTCCTTGTTCCGTCCCCGCGGTCATTACACCCGTTCGCAAGTGGTGGAACGCTATTTCCGTGGCATGATGTGGCTGCAGACCGTGCCTTTTGGAACTGACAAGGAACATCAGATGCAACGGGCTGCACTCATCGCCGAAGCGCTGAACAATAATCGCGAGGTGAAAGCGTCGTACGACCAGGTGTTTGAGCCTATCACTTTCCTGATGGGAACGCCCGACAATATCACCATCACACAGCTCTACGACGTAATGACTGAGCAGAATGTTACGGCAGCGAAACTCAAAAAAGGTTCATCGGCATTGAAAACGCTATGCCAGAAAGTGGAACAGCTGGGTGAGGAGCAAACACGCATTCGTCCGCCTTTTGAGCGAACGAGCCGTCATAAAATCAATTTCATGCCGCAGCGTTACCAGCCCGATGCCGAAGTCCTGTTACGCATGGTGGACTACGACAACGACCCGACGCATCGCGGAGAGCCGATGGGACTTGACGTGATGGCAGCCATGGGAATCACAGCCGCTGAGCGCATCCTCATCAATGAGTTGAAGCAAGACAAGCAATGGAGCGAATACTGTCCGACGCTTGAGCGGATGAAAAAGCGCATGAAGGAAATTGACTGGAAAGCAAGTGTGGCGACGACATGGATGGATGCACTGGCTGGCATGAACAGTCGCGATGAGCGCTATCCTTATTTCATGCAGTCGTCACAATGGGATAAAAAGAATCTGAATGCCATGCTTGCTTCGTGGGCGGAACTGAAACACGATGCCATTCTCTACGCCAAACAGCCGATGGGAGCGGAATGTGGTGGCGGCGGACTGCCTGAACCGATTACCAAAGGATATGTCGAGCCGAACGTCGGATTCTGGCAGAAAGCCATCGAACTGTTGGATAAGACGGATGAAGTGTTGGTGAAATACGACATGCAGACGGAGAAGACCCGTCAACTGTCGAACCGTCTTCGTGAAGAAGCGCAGTTCTTGCTGGCAATCAGCGAAAAAGAGTTGAAAGGCACGCCCATCTCCGATGAGGAATATGACCATATAGGCTATATCGGAGCAACATTTGAGAACATCAGTCTTGAGATTCTCTCCACTGACGAGGGGATGGCTGCCCGTTGGTATGATGTGCAGGGAACTGACAAGAAGGTTGCCCTCGTGGCGGATGTCTATACGGCAAATTCCGACAATAACCCAGCAGGTGGAGTCCTTTATGAGGCAGTCGGACCGGCTCATGAGATTTACGTCGTGGTGGAAATAGATGGTTACCTGTATCTGACGCGTGGTGCCGTGTTCTCTTACCGAGAGTTTAAGCGTCCGCTTGACGAGCAGCGGATGACTGATGAGGAATGGCAGGAGAAGTTGGAGGAATATCCTTCGACAGGTATTCCGGCGTGGATGCGCGAAATTATTGTTCCGCTGAAGAAAGCTCCTGAAGCAAATGAGACGATTTTCTACAGCACGGGCTGCTAA
- a CDS encoding CapA family protein, with translation MRRFSTARAAKLLCFLLWGWAVGVLPTIASDTLRVTLTGDILLDRGVRIKIEKDGVDALFSRSVDSVFALSDVVVGNLECPVTTIKEPVQKLYIFRGEPEWLPALKAHGVTHLNLANNHSIDQGRRGLLDTREQVIRAGMVPFGAGRNMAEASEPVLLGTSPRPVYLFGALRLPLENFAYLPDLPCVSQESRAAMLERIRTLRSECPDAYIMVSLHWGGEHQLEPVIDQVVEAHALIDAGADILVCHHSHTLQRIEIYKGKYIFYSIGNFIFDQQAPVNSRACMVTVSVTAGSAHVETLPIVISDCVPDIVGE, from the coding sequence ATGAGACGATTTTCTACAGCACGGGCTGCTAAATTGCTCTGCTTTCTGCTGTGGGGATGGGCTGTCGGCGTGCTGCCGACCATTGCTTCCGACACCTTGCGGGTGACGCTGACGGGCGACATCTTGCTTGACCGCGGTGTGCGCATAAAGATAGAAAAAGACGGGGTTGACGCTTTGTTCAGTCGGAGCGTTGACTCCGTCTTTGCGCTTTCCGATGTGGTGGTGGGGAATTTGGAGTGTCCGGTGACCACAATCAAGGAGCCGGTGCAGAAACTTTATATCTTCCGGGGCGAACCAGAGTGGTTGCCTGCATTGAAAGCACATGGCGTGACACATCTGAATTTGGCAAACAACCATTCCATTGATCAAGGGCGACGGGGACTTTTAGACACCCGCGAGCAGGTGATTCGTGCAGGGATGGTGCCTTTCGGTGCCGGCAGAAACATGGCTGAGGCTTCAGAGCCTGTGCTGCTGGGAACGTCCCCTCGTCCGGTCTATCTGTTCGGCGCCCTGCGGTTGCCTTTGGAAAATTTTGCTTACCTGCCCGATTTGCCGTGTGTCAGTCAAGAGAGTAGGGCAGCGATGCTGGAGCGTATTCGCACCTTGAGGTCTGAGTGTCCCGATGCCTACATCATGGTGAGCCTGCATTGGGGCGGCGAGCATCAGTTGGAGCCCGTCATCGACCAAGTGGTGGAGGCGCATGCCTTGATTGATGCCGGTGCCGACATCCTGGTTTGCCATCACTCGCACACGCTTCAGCGCATAGAAATATATAAAGGAAAATACATCTTTTACAGCATCGGCAATTTCATCTTCGACCAGCAAGCACCTGTCAATAGTCGTGCTTGCATGGTGACGGTGTCCGTCACAGCCGGCAGCGCACACGTGGAGACGTTGCCGATTGTGATTTCGGATTGTGTCCCGGACATTGTCGGGGAGTAA